ATTAACCCCTCACCGGCTCCGGCATCACTGATTAGATGAAGATCTTCGATGGGGGCGACACCATTCAGGATAATAAAGTTAAGCCAGCTCATGGGACATCTCCGCTTATGTTGAAACGTTACTTACTATCGTCTTTCATTTAACATCGTCTTTCATGGTCAGAGGCAGGCCGGCAGCCACAAAGGTCACCTTAGCGACTTCGGCAGCAATGGCCTGATGTAACCAGCCTGCTTCATCAACAAATTTGCGGCTCATTTCACCCATAGGCACCACACCGCAACCGACTTCATTACTGACAAGTATCACCTGCCCCGGTAACTCCCTGAGCGTCTGCAACAGTCCGGACTTATACTCCTGCCATGACGTTGCTGACTCGCCGAACAGGCAGTTACTCAGCCATAAAGTCAGGCAGTCCACTAAAATACAATTATCTTCTGCGCTGTTTGCTTTCAACGCTTCACTTAGCTGATAAGGCTCTTCTATCACTAACCACTCTTCAGGTCGCTGCTCTTTATGACGACGAACCCTGTCCGCCATCTCTGAGTCTCTCACTTCCGAGGTTGCGATATAGATGACCGGCTTACCCGACGCTTTAGCCTGCTGCTCTGCATAGCTGCTTTTTCCTGAGCGGGCACCACCGAGAACCAGTTCGGTATAATTTCTGTTTTCCATTAGTTTACTTCCTGTAACCGGACTTCTTGCGGCTGCTCTGAACATACCATCATCAGTGCTATCTCCAGTCGCATCCATTCAGCTTCGCAGGCCGGAAGGCCGAAGCGAACGGCATTTTTTTCATCACATAAGCGGGTATATATCATCTGGCTGCAGAGCTGCTGATGAACCTGCTCCGCATTCTGTATAAACACAGTCGTAAACAGTTCCGTTCCGCGACACTGTTGTGAAAAGTACTTATCCAGCAAGGTTTTAAGCCGCTGCGAATGTTTGCTTAGTCTGATCTTGTTCTGTTGTTGCCAGTCACTATCAGCAAGAGCCTGCTTGGTCGCCCAGCGCGCCGGACCGGATACCGTCCATGGGCCTAGACTTTCCCTTACACCACCAAGAATGCTGTCATTGGCAAACAAAAAGCCGACACGGGCGCCTGCTAGTCCAAAGAACTTACCAACGGATCTCAAAACAATCAGAGAATCAGAATGGTTATCATGCTGTAATAACGAATATTCGGGAGTGGCATCCGCAAATGCTTCATCAACAATCAGATAACCGCCTTTCTCTTCTAACTTACTTTGCAAATTCATCAGCTGCTGAGGACTGTAATAGCGTCCCGTGGGGTTGTTGGGGTTAATAATCAACACCACATCTGCCGAATCAAGCTGCTGCTGAGACGGGAAATCGGTAAAGAACTCCAGTTTCCACTTTTGTCCGTTAAGCTGAAACGAATCCCAAGCATGCTGATGTTCTTTGTAACCTACCTCGGGAAAAACTATGGTTCCACAACGGCCCAGTACCTTAGTCAGGGTTTCAGGCAGTGCCATAATGGCTGCCTGTGATCCGGCAACAGCAAGAGGCTCCACAGCCGAAGCGTAATAACTCATAGCCAGCTGTTCCAGACCATCCCCCTCCTGAGGAAGCGCATTCCAGCAACTTACCGGCGGCGTCCCCAGTGGATAAGCAAAGGGACTGACACCGGTAGAGAGATCAAGCCACTGTGCCGGCTCAGATTGATACTCTTTCGCTACTGAGAGTAGGTTACCGCCATGTTTAACTGTCATATTTCATCATTTCCCTGGGTCTGTTGACCCTAATAGACCAAAACTGAGATAAGCCAGATATAACCAAGGGCAAAACTGCCTCTGGTCACCAGCCGGTTGGCCTGAAAAATTGCCGGCCACTCTGCCTCGTCGCCGCAACCCATAGGCTTTTTGTGGTGTAAAACCCCATGATAATAAGTAGGGCCACCGATACACACATTCAGGCTGCCTGCTCCTGTGGTCATCACAACACCGCCATTGGGGCTGGCACACTGTCCGGCCTGATTTTTCCAGCACCATAGTGCCTGACGAAAGTTCCCCTGAAACGCATAGACAACAG
This is a stretch of genomic DNA from Vibrio sp. SCSIO 43137. It encodes these proteins:
- the cobU gene encoding bifunctional adenosylcobinamide kinase/adenosylcobinamide-phosphate guanylyltransferase — protein: MENRNYTELVLGGARSGKSSYAEQQAKASGKPVIYIATSEVRDSEMADRVRRHKEQRPEEWLVIEEPYQLSEALKANSAEDNCILVDCLTLWLSNCLFGESATSWQEYKSGLLQTLRELPGQVILVSNEVGCGVVPMGEMSRKFVDEAGWLHQAIAAEVAKVTFVAAGLPLTMKDDVK
- the cobD gene encoding threonine-phosphate decarboxylase CobD, which encodes MTVKHGGNLLSVAKEYQSEPAQWLDLSTGVSPFAYPLGTPPVSCWNALPQEGDGLEQLAMSYYASAVEPLAVAGSQAAIMALPETLTKVLGRCGTIVFPEVGYKEHQHAWDSFQLNGQKWKLEFFTDFPSQQQLDSADVVLIINPNNPTGRYYSPQQLMNLQSKLEEKGGYLIVDEAFADATPEYSLLQHDNHSDSLIVLRSVGKFFGLAGARVGFLFANDSILGGVRESLGPWTVSGPARWATKQALADSDWQQQNKIRLSKHSQRLKTLLDKYFSQQCRGTELFTTVFIQNAEQVHQQLCSQMIYTRLCDEKNAVRFGLPACEAEWMRLEIALMMVCSEQPQEVRLQEVN